Genomic window (Tepidisphaeraceae bacterium):
GCGCCCAATGACGAGAGCATACAAACGGAACGACTGGCGGTTTCATTCGCCGTCAGTCGAAGGTTCGACTCCTTCCGGCCCCTTCTCGCTATCACGCGGGGCCGGTAACACGCTTCCGCAACTTGCGCAGCGCGTCAGCCGCCTCGGATGAGATAGGAAAATCTGATCGCGATCGTGCCAAACGGCATGAGCATACAAACATTGACTCGAGTGGTTGCAGGTTCGAATCCTGCCGGCCGCTTATGTAGTGGCCGTAGCTCAAATGGATAGAGCATTCGAAAGTTTACCCGGCTCACGTGACTTGCACGGGCGCGATCAGAATGCGGTACAGAATTAGTGAGGAGTGACAGAGAAAACAGTCGTGAACCGTATGCGTGCGTCCGCGCCCAACGGCCGGAGCATACAAACCCTTCCAGAGGTGGATGTCGCGGGTTCGAATCCCGCCGGGTGCATTGGTCTTGATCAGACGCGTCCGTAGCTCAGTGGTAGAGCGCCAGAAACGTGGCTCAAGCGACTCGCGCGCACGCCCGCATACGGTTCACGACGAAACGGACATCAGGGACGAGCTAGCGCCCAACGGCGAAAGCTTACACACAAGTGCGGGTTCGACTCCCGCCGCTCCACCATGTGGGGTGTCGTCTAACGGTAGGACACAGGTTTTAGGAGCCTGCAACAACACGCTTGCGCGACTCGCGCAAGCTCGTGCCTGATTTTGTACAGGTCAAGCGCCCACGCCCGCATCCGCGGCATTCGGCACTTGGCATTCGGCATTTTTGAACGAGGGAGGTCATCACCATGGAACGCAACGAACAGGACATTCGGATCGAGCTGCTGAACACGCTGCTCACCACGCCGCACCGCAAGTTGGAACAGATCCACCCGGTGCACGCGAACATCGTGAAGACCGACCCGCGGTTCTACGTGCAGCTGGCCGCGTGGTACGTCGACCACGGCGACGTACGCGACCACAAGGAGATGTTCGTGGCGATGCTGTCGCTCAGCGACTTCCCGGGTCACCGCGAGGTTGGCTTGGCGATGCTGCGCGATCTGCCGCCGTACCAGGTGGGGCGCGTGCTGGATTTCGTGAACGGTCGCAAGACCACGCGCAAGGTGCCGGTGAAGCCGACCGGTAAGGCCAAGCAGCGGTCGCAGCGTCAGCAGCAGCAGGCGGCCCCGGCTCGTCCGGGTTTCCTGCGTCGCATGGCGCGGAAGCTGCGCCACCAGCAGGCGGTTCCGGTAGCGCAGGCCGAGGTTCAGGTACCGGTGGCAACGCCGGCGCCGGAGCTGAAGCCGCAGTTCCGTCTGGAAACGGAATCGTTCGGCCTGTTCCGCAGCCCGCCGCGTTCGATGCGCACGGAGATCGTGCGTTACCTGCGCGAGCGCGAGGCGGACGCCGACTGGTTCGACAGCACGGTGCTGTCGTCGCGCAAGTCGCTGAAGCGCATGTACGCCCTGTTGCACGTGCAGCCGGGCGAACGGGCGCAGCGCATCCTGTTCGACGACAACCCGCCGGCCGACAGCCGGCTGTACGCCCTGCGTGCCCTGGCCAAGGCGGCGACGCCGATGGAACAGGCGCAGGCGATCGTCGACAACGCGATCCCGTACCGGGTGGCGAGCACGGTGGTGCGGCAGATGACGCCGACCGTGTTGGCTGCGCTCATCGACCGCATGAGCCCGCAGGAGCTGATCAACAACGTCGCCTCGCTGAGCAAGCGCGGCGCGATGGACCAGCCGGAGCTCAAGGCGCTGATCGAGCAGAAGCTCGAGCAGGCCAAGGGCGCCAAGCGGGTGAGCGCGTTCAAGGCCGAGACGGCGATGGCATCGGCCAATGTGTCGGCCGACGTGCGGGCCAAGCTCGAGCAGGTCGCCGACGCGCAGGTGAAGGCGAAGGGCTCGATCAAGCGGCCGACGGCGTTGCTGATCGACAAGTCGGGCTCGATGTCGGTCGCGATCGAGCTCGGCAAGCGCATCGGCGCAATGCTCAGCGCGATCACCGAGGCGGAGCTGTACGTGTACGCGTTCGACACGATCGCGTACCCGGTGGCCCGCGGCGGGGACGACTTGGCGTCGTGGCACACGGCGCTTGCGGGCATCAACGCCGGTGGTGGCACCAGCTGTGGTGTCGGTGTCGACGTGCTGCGGCAGCGGCGGCAGTACGTCGAGCAGATCATCCTCGTGACCGACGAGGGTGAGAACAGCGGCCCGCTGTTCGTGCCCACGTTGCAGCGGTACTGCGCCGAGATGCGCGTGCAGCCCAACGTCTGCATCGTCCGTACCCCGGGCGCGGTGACGCACCTGGAGAACGCGTGCAAGACGGCCGGCGTGCCGGTCGACACGTTCCAGTTCAGCGGCGACTACTACGCGCTGCCGAACCTGGTGCCGCTCATCAGCCGTCCGAGCAAGCTCGAACTGCTGATGGAAATCATGATGTACCCGCTGCCGAAGCGGCGGGTGGCCTGATGTTGAACCGGGCAGGCGCGGAAACGCGCTTGCCCGGCCGCATCGGCACGAAATGAAGGAGAACATCCGATGCGCGAAGATATGGCGAAAGTATTGGTCGAACGCCCACGGATTGGGCGCGGCCTGAAGTATCCCCGTGGTGCGGGTCGCGAACGCCTGGAGAACCGACCTACGCGCGAGCCCATTAAACGGCCTCACCGCAACCGCGAGAAACACTTGAACGAGAACCTCGCGCCGTTGCGCCGGTTCCTGCTCGGTCATGTCGGTCAGCCATGGGACAAGGTCTACAGCGAGATCTGCGAGCGAATCAACCGCAACTCGGCGGTCCAACTCCACATCTGGCAGCACCTGATGTGGGAGGTGACCCGCGATCCAATTCAACTGGAGCAGCAGTGGGAACGGCAACGGCGTTATGGGCACTATGGACGTGACTGGCTCTACGTCGATCCGGAAACACGCTTGCTTGCATTGTCCCGTCCGAGTGGGCGACGCTCGCACGTGGCCAGAGCGCTCCCGGCACCGTTCGTGACGGAATTGGGAGTCAGGGCGTTCAAGCGGATCAATGGCGTGTGGTACGAGATCCAACTTCGACCCGTCGAGCCGAACACGTTCGACGCCTGGGATGTGTTGCTCAGCCACAGGACCGGCTACCGATCCCGCAAGGTGAACGTGAACGAGCTGAAGCATAGGTACGGGCGCGCCGTCTGCGCAACCGCAAAGCGGCCGCTGACCCGGCAAGAGATACGGACACTGTTGAGCGAAATGAATCAAGTGCGGCGATGAAGACCAACACTAACATCCTCAACCTCATCAACCGCCTGGCGGTCGAGGAAGCGGCGTTCCTGCGCACGCGGTTCTTGGCGCCCGTCGCCCAGGGTGGCTTCGTGCAGGTGCGGATCGCCGGGGCGGTGTGTCGCGTGCGTGTGCGGCCGTTCGCGTTTACGGGGTGGGGCGTCTTTAAGCCGGTGTCCTACTCGATGGCCGTGCTCGATCGCCCCGCGACGCTGTGCGAGCGGGCGGCTTACCTCCAGCTGTTCCCTTCGGCGCGGTTCGTTCTCACGCAGAAGGACGGCGACGCGGATACGTGGTTCGGCCAGCCCGCGCTGGGCGATGACCGGTTCGCGTTCGATGGCCTCGTGCCGATTTGCAGCGTCGATGATGGCGAGCTTTTCGATACCGTCGTTGCCCGGTTCGACGGCAGCCGCTTCTGGTTCGACGGGATCGACCCCACTGCCGACCCGGTGACGGGGGCGTACCTGCGCGAGGCGATCGTGTCGATGCGCGATCCGCGGCGCATCGACCGTAAGGGCCTGACGCCCGAGCAGCGGCTGGCGTACACCGCAAATCACGCCGAGCGCCTTCGCCGGCAGGTCGCCGATCGGCGTGCCAACGGCGAGTACCGCCTGCGCGAGGCAATCGCGCACGCCGGGGCGGAGATGCGCGCCTTCAGCGAGCTGAAGGACGTCTACCGCGTTACCTACACGGTGGACGGCCGGCGTCACACGAGCGTCATTCGTAAGAACGACCTGACGGTGCAGTCGGCCGGTATCTGCTTGAGTGGCGAGGATCGAAAGTTCGACTTGGCGAGCTTGGTCGGCGTGCTACGCGCCGGCCAGCAGCAGGGTGAGATCTTTCACGGACTGCAAGTTTGAGGTGAGCGATGGCCACGATTACCGCACGACATGTTGAGGAATGTTGGGTGCTCACCGGCCAGCGGCGCGGCGGTGTCGGGATGCTCCGCCGTCGCCGCCATTCGATCGGCGAACCGACGACGGTGGCGTTCGACGCGCCGTGGGTGCTGTCGCGCGAGGAATCGCACGGCGACATCCTGGGCTTCCTGCATACGCATCCAACCGGTCCCGCGGCGCCCAGCCGGCGCGACCTGCGCACGATGCGCGCCTGGACCGACGCGTTCGGCAAGCCGCTGCTCTGCCTGATCGCGGCGCCTCGCTGCATGGCGGGGTTCGTGTTCGACGGTGGCGATCATCATGCGGTTGCGCGCATCGTTCAGTTCGACCGCGGATTGACCGTGGCGGTCGAGTAAGGAGTGACCATGGCCGGCAAGTTCCATCATGAAGCGATCTACCGTGGCCCCGATGCGCTCGCTAAGCTGGCGCAGGCGCGGCTGGTCATCTGTGGGGCGGGCGCGCTCGGATCGAACCTGGCCGAGACCTTGGTGCGGCAGGGGGTCGCACGGCTGCGCGTCATCGACCACGACCGGGTGGAAGAGCACAACATCGGTACGCAGACCTACGGCCAATCCGATATCGGTCAGCCGAAGGTGGACGCGCTGCGCAAGCACCTGTTCCGCGCAACCGGCGTTGAGGTCGACGCGATTCGTAAGGAGTTGAACGCTGCCACCACGCGCGCGTTGTTGAAGGATTGCGACATCGTCGTCGATTGCTTCGACAACACCGCCTCCCGTCAGGCCGTGCAAGATCATGCGCGGCAGGCGAAGGTGGCAACGTTGCATGCGGGGCTGTTCGCCGACTACGGCGAGGTGATTTGGGACGAGCAGTATCGCGTCCCGCGCAACGTCGCCGGCGACGTCTGCGACTACCCGCTGGCCCGGAACCTCGTGACGCTCACGGTCGCTATCGCGGCCGAGGCCATCCTGCGTTTCGTCATCGCTGGTGAGCGGAAGAACTGGTCGATCACGCTGCGCGATCTGTCAGTCAGCCAACTGAATGACCGGTCCGCCGACGGCGGACCTGCAGTCTAAGACAAGCTCGGCGGCGCATGCTGCTGCTTCCTCAAACCATGACGGTCCGGCGTTGTCTCACGCCTTGCCATGCTGCCAAAGCTGAACTTGCAATGCTCGGCTCAGTTGGGTGCTTGCATTGTTCGCCCGGCACTATGGCTAGGATTGCCGTCACGGCGTCAAGCCAAAGGGGCCGTTTGTCTCGCGTGGTGCCACTCATCGGACGAATAACGGAATCGTTCAATCCGATTCGTCCAACCGTCCAAGCCTGCCGGCCGGTTGCGTGGCAGTATCTCATTTATGACCAACACATACTCCTCTTCCGAGTTGACGTCCTATGTCCTAGCTCCCGAGCAGATCGAGGCGTACCGCCGCGATGGGTTCATCAACCTGCCGGATGTGTTCGTCGGGGCCGAACTGGCGGAACTACGCGATGTGGTGGCCGGTGCAGTGGACGCCGAATCGGCCGCGCCAGAGTTTACGCCCGACGGAAAGCTGCGCCCGAAAGGTGCGTACGAGCAGATCTTCAAACAGAAGGTGAACCTCTGGCAACGGCATCCCGCCGTGGCACGGTTTGTCACCTCAAGGCGGCTGGGAAATCTGGCGGCGCAACTGGAGGGGGTACCGATGCGCCTGTGGCACGATCAGGCGCTGTTCAAGGAACCCTCGACGAACAACAACAAGACGCCTTGGCACCAGGATGCGCCTTACTGGCCGCACCTGGACATGTGGCGCCAGACGACGATCTGGATCGCGCTGAAGGACGCGACGGTCGTCAACGGCTGTATGGCGTTCGTCGGCGGCACGCACAAGATCGGCCCCGTGCCGGCGATCAACCTCGGCGACCCGCAGGACATCTTCGACTACGCGCCGCACATCAAGCCGGTGAAGCCGAAGGTGGTCGAGCTGAAGGCCGGCAGCGCGACGTTCCACAACGGCCTGACGTTCCACTACGCCGGCCCAAACAAATCCGATGGCGTGCGCGAGGCGTTCGCAATCATCTACATGCCGCACGACACGACCTTCAACGGGAAAGGCCACATGGTGACGGACGGGTTAGGGCTGCGCGAGGGTCAGCCGCTGGACATGGACTTGTTCCCACGCGTCTCCGATAAAGTGTAATTTCCCGCGTGCCCGCAGGTAGCAGGCATCGCTCACAGTCCACGGAAGTTCAGATGCCACGCCCGATCTGCTATCACTGTTCCCTCGCTTCGCTTGGGCCGAATGTGGAGCAGTTGGGGCGTTAACTATGGTGCCCGTAGACGGCGCGGTACGTCATTGGCGACATGTTTCTGTGGCGGTGGAACATGCGACACAGATGGGGGGCGTCGGAGTAGCCCAAGATGAACGCAATGTCGGTAACCGAGTAGCTCGGGTCCATCAGCAACTGGCACGCGCGGTGAACCCGACGGAGCTGAAAGTAGTCGCTGATCGTCCGGCCCGTCGCGCTGCGAAACAGCTTGCTGAGGTAATCGCTGGATAATCCCACCTGTTCCGCCAAAGCGGCCACGTCCAGAGGCGCGGCGGTCTGCACAAGTCGTTCCACGTGGCAAATCGACTTCCAGAGTTCGGCCCGCATGGGCGTCTTGGACGGTACCGTGCGTGCGTACGCCCGACTGAGCCGCGCCAGCACCTTAAGAAAGGCACCGCGGACCAACGTGTTCTGGGTGGCAGCGGCGGCTTCTTCACCATCGATGTCGCGCAGGTCCACCTCGATCGCAGCTCGCTCTGCAGGCGTGAGCGCGAACTCGACGACGTCGGGATTTCCCTGCATGCCGATCACGCTGTTGGCGAGAAACAGCTCAACGAGCCCTGGCTCCGTCCACAGCAGTGCGAGATCGGCCGCGAGCCACTCGGCCAAGTAGTAGACGTTGATCACGCTCGTGTCGGTAATGGGCCTGATCGCGTGAACGCCGGGCGGCGGTACCACGATCACCTGACCCGCCGCGACCCGCGTCTGTCCCATCGCTGTCTCGTGCCACGCCTCCCCCACGACAATTAGGCAGATCTCATGGTACGCGTGATCGTGGCGTGCGACGACGCTCGGAACGTCCAACCACTGCACGCGCACGGGCCGACGGCCCGATAAGGCTACGTCGTCCTGGGAAATCGTCTGCGTTGCCGTGAAAGCCATTTCTATAGCTCGCGCGATGTGGTCGGCGCTGGCGTCCAACGGGCATCGTAGCACTTGCAGAGCCGCGTTCATCGCTTACACGGATACTTTATAAGAGTTTGGCACGCTGGGTCCAACCTGCGGCCTGCGAAGCCGCCTCGAAAGAAATCAGCCCCATTCCCGAGGTCGTAGCTGACATCGAGTTCGACAACGCATAGGCCGTTGGTCGTGAACGTCGCCGAGGGCGCTGACCCCATATGCCATCTCGCCATTGCTGATCCGAGTCGCACTCTACTCATCGTACCTTGCCAGTGAACTCTACCTCGCCGCCATGGGCGGGAATGTCGATCATCCAGGAGCCATCGGCCTGCTGCTCCGCCGAGCCCCTGGTCGCTTGGAGCGTTCCGGGGAATGAGACGCGCGCGACAAGACCAGTGGTAGATCGGACCGTTGCGTAGATGCGATCGTCCCGCAAGGTCAGAGCGAGGGTGGCAGCACCAAACAGGCGCAGGCCGTCTAGTTGGAGCGAGCGCCACGCTTTCGGCAACGCGGGCAGGAGCCGGATCTCGCCCGGTCCGGACTGGACGAGCATGGCGTACAGGGCATCGAGCCCCAGGAACGGCGTCTCAAGGCACAACCCGGCCTCTCGGTAGAGGGTCGTGAACGTAAGGCTGCGTAGGAAGTCGCGGAACTGCTCAATCGCGGCTTCGCCCCTGCCAAGACGCGCGTACATTGCGGCGGCAACGGCGTGGGACCAGCCGGCGAGTTCGCCGCGGC
Coding sequences:
- a CDS encoding ThiF family adenylyltransferase produces the protein MAGKFHHEAIYRGPDALAKLAQARLVICGAGALGSNLAETLVRQGVARLRVIDHDRVEEHNIGTQTYGQSDIGQPKVDALRKHLFRATGVEVDAIRKELNAATTRALLKDCDIVVDCFDNTASRQAVQDHARQAKVATLHAGLFADYGEVIWDEQYRVPRNVAGDVCDYPLARNLVTLTVAIAAEAILRFVIAGERKNWSITLRDLSVSQLNDRSADGGPAV
- a CDS encoding helix-turn-helix domain-containing protein yields the protein MAFTATQTISQDDVALSGRRPVRVQWLDVPSVVARHDHAYHEICLIVVGEAWHETAMGQTRVAAGQVIVVPPPGVHAIRPITDTSVINVYYLAEWLAADLALLWTEPGLVELFLANSVIGMQGNPDVVEFALTPAERAAIEVDLRDIDGEEAAAATQNTLVRGAFLKVLARLSRAYARTVPSKTPMRAELWKSICHVERLVQTAAPLDVAALAEQVGLSSDYLSKLFRSATGRTISDYFQLRRVHRACQLLMDPSYSVTDIAFILGYSDAPHLCRMFHRHRNMSPMTYRAVYGHHS
- a CDS encoding phytanoyl-CoA dioxygenase family protein is translated as MTNTYSSSELTSYVLAPEQIEAYRRDGFINLPDVFVGAELAELRDVVAGAVDAESAAPEFTPDGKLRPKGAYEQIFKQKVNLWQRHPAVARFVTSRRLGNLAAQLEGVPMRLWHDQALFKEPSTNNNKTPWHQDAPYWPHLDMWRQTTIWIALKDATVVNGCMAFVGGTHKIGPVPAINLGDPQDIFDYAPHIKPVKPKVVELKAGSATFHNGLTFHYAGPNKSDGVREAFAIIYMPHDTTFNGKGHMVTDGLGLREGQPLDMDLFPRVSDKV
- a CDS encoding Mov34/MPN/PAD-1 family protein — protein: MATITARHVEECWVLTGQRRGGVGMLRRRRHSIGEPTTVAFDAPWVLSREESHGDILGFLHTHPTGPAAPSRRDLRTMRAWTDAFGKPLLCLIAAPRCMAGFVFDGGDHHAVARIVQFDRGLTVAVE